One window of the Archangium primigenium genome contains the following:
- a CDS encoding FAD-dependent oxidoreductase: protein MELKRRELIAAFLGSAVATSACRDRTPRAPVPGGVVDRVVDTGHRLRGAPLPRAAELQTVDVLVVGAGAAGLSAAWRLAAAGVRDVRVLELDTEAGGTARAGKNAVSAFPWGAHYLPAPLRDTGPVMRLLREMDAVTGVDDTGQPLFDEELLVREPEERLFYRGEWYEGLYLRAGASAEDLAELARFESRMNAFAAARDARGRKAFAVPTALSSDDAEWTALDALTMAQWLEREGFRSRRLRWLVDYACRDDYGTTAEGVSAWAGIWYFAARQDGRGERSEGFLSWPEGNGRLVRQLLSALPAGQVEPGVLVHSVEPEAGGCRVDALEAATGRPWAWRARQVVLACPRFVAAHVVAPWRQRRPEWLDAFQYGPWVVANLTLSEAPRSHGFPLAWDNVLYESRSLGYVVATHQLARQDERGPTVLTWYLPMAGLDMKAERQKALSASYADWEGLVMADLLPAHRGLAASAQRLEVMRWGHAMVRPVPGFLWGPARQAAQESLGDVLHFAHSDLGGLGLFEEANWFGVRAAERALAGLGRTAPSWL from the coding sequence GTGGAACTGAAGCGGCGCGAGCTCATCGCCGCGTTCCTCGGCTCGGCGGTGGCGACGAGCGCCTGCCGCGATCGGACGCCGCGCGCGCCCGTGCCCGGGGGCGTGGTGGACCGGGTGGTGGACACGGGGCACCGGCTGCGCGGCGCTCCCTTGCCGCGCGCGGCCGAACTCCAGACGGTGGACGTGCTGGTGGTGGGCGCGGGGGCCGCGGGCCTGAGCGCGGCGTGGCGGCTGGCGGCCGCGGGCGTGCGGGACGTGCGCGTGCTGGAGCTGGACACGGAGGCGGGCGGCACGGCGCGCGCGGGGAAGAACGCGGTGTCCGCCTTCCCCTGGGGCGCGCACTACCTGCCCGCGCCGCTGCGGGACACCGGGCCGGTGATGCGGCTGTTGCGCGAGATGGACGCGGTGACGGGCGTGGACGACACGGGCCAGCCCCTCTTCGACGAGGAGCTGCTCGTGCGCGAGCCCGAGGAGCGGCTCTTCTACCGGGGCGAGTGGTACGAGGGCCTGTACCTGCGCGCCGGGGCGAGCGCGGAGGACCTGGCGGAGCTCGCGCGCTTCGAGTCCCGGATGAACGCCTTCGCGGCGGCGCGGGATGCCCGGGGCCGCAAGGCCTTCGCGGTGCCCACGGCGCTCTCCAGCGACGACGCCGAGTGGACGGCCCTGGACGCGCTCACCATGGCCCAGTGGCTCGAGCGCGAGGGCTTCCGCTCGCGGCGGCTGCGCTGGCTCGTGGACTACGCGTGCCGGGACGATTACGGCACCACGGCCGAGGGCGTGTCGGCGTGGGCGGGCATCTGGTACTTCGCCGCGCGGCAGGACGGGCGAGGCGAGCGCAGCGAGGGTTTCCTGAGCTGGCCCGAGGGCAATGGCCGGCTGGTGCGCCAGCTCCTGTCCGCGCTGCCCGCGGGGCAGGTGGAGCCCGGCGTGCTGGTGCACTCCGTGGAGCCGGAGGCGGGCGGCTGCCGGGTGGACGCGCTGGAGGCGGCCACGGGTCGGCCTTGGGCCTGGCGGGCGCGGCAGGTGGTGCTGGCCTGTCCCCGCTTCGTGGCCGCCCACGTGGTGGCTCCCTGGCGGCAGCGGCGTCCCGAGTGGCTGGACGCCTTCCAGTACGGGCCCTGGGTGGTGGCCAACCTCACGTTGTCCGAGGCGCCGAGGTCCCACGGCTTTCCCCTCGCCTGGGACAACGTCCTCTACGAGAGCCGGAGCCTGGGCTACGTGGTGGCCACGCACCAGCTCGCGCGCCAGGACGAGCGCGGCCCCACGGTGCTCACCTGGTACCTGCCCATGGCGGGCCTGGACATGAAGGCCGAGCGCCAGAAGGCCCTGTCCGCGAGCTATGCCGATTGGGAGGGGCTGGTGATGGCGGACCTGCTCCCGGCCCACCGGGGTCTCGCCGCGAGCGCCCAACGCCTGGAGGTCATGCGCTGGGGCCACGCCATGGTGCGGCCCGTCCCGGGCTTCCTCTGGGGCCCCGCGCGCCAGGCCGCGCAGGAGAGCCTGGGCGACGTGCTGCACTTCGCGCACTCGGACCTGGGCGGCCTGGGCCTCTTCGAGGAGGCCAACTGGTTCGGGGTGCGGGCCGCCGAGCGGGCCCTGGCGGGCCTGGGACGCACCGCGCCCAGCTGGCTCTGA